TTCCCGACTTGAATCCGTAAAACTCAAATGtgcaataaacattttgccCTCAAAGTTAATTTTATGCACTTCGTTCCAACGAAAATGCTGAGAGCGTTTACCTGCGACATAAGTGCTGATGCCGGCATGATTAATACCTACGTATAGCAACGAGCCACGATGATCCTTGACGGGATGTGGATCAATGCCATAAGTCTCAAGACCCCGTGCTATACCCATAAACTCATCCATAGCAACTGAGGGATCTTGGCCAGGCTTACGTTTTTTGTGCAGCTCAATGATTTTCTTTTCGAGATTCTCAGTTTGACGCAAGGCCAAGTCAAGGGATGACACATACTCGCCTATGTGAATAACCTCATCATAATCCCCAAGTTCCTCTGCAAACATGTAAGCTCATTAGATATATAATACTTTGCAggcaaattataataaaatgtggAACAGCCATTTTTACCCTGAACGATTAATGCTCCCAATGCGGCAGCCTCACCCAACGAACAGTATAATCGACCATGACGTAGGTCCCGTTTCAACTGCTGGAAGAGCATGATTCGGCCATTACCAGTGAGACGAAATGGATCCGCAGGATAGAATTTAACTCGTAGGGAAAAAAGCACTGGGTCTATGTCTGAAAGGAGTTGTATTTAACTAATCTGCAATACATAATAACACATCGATAACGATGTTTACCTTTACATTGTTTTAAGATGGATTTGGCCAAGTCGAGCCAGTGCTATAAAGATCGAAAATGACAGGAACGATTAAGGACTGACAATTGAAAGGAATTCTCTCCTTGCTACAATACTCACCCGTTGTTTTCCTGTATCAACGTAACGTAAACCGAAATAGTCCTTTTCTTTAATATCTAATTGCCTACATATATGGTCGACCAGATAAATGCCTTTATGGAATGGCTACAGCAAGAAAAATtgtcaatggtatattttaatgcaatgttaacaaaaagtcataaattatttaataatgcacTGTAAgtttaatataccatagggcatgcaaatattcttaaaaactctttaacaTTGTACATGCTTATTCTGTAAGTTCATCTACATTAATGTATTATTGgtacttaaaattatttaaagaaaaattaaaattaaatttactatagCTACACAGCTTACACACCTGGAATTCACATTCTAAAACGTCTGAATCGTCAAGTAGTCGAACAGTGCACTTATACACAACATTACAttcgtttttgcttttgaacattttattgttgctccAATATTATCGACTTTTGCAAAAACGTCATAAAAAGCTCTGGGCGATCAAAATTGGATTTccttattatattatattaatatgtgAGTAGtcttcatttcattgttttggAGATTTTATACCATAAATAGCTAGTTTCTaatgatttataaaatttgtttgccgACAATGTCAGTGTCCTTTATCGTCCTTCGCTTTTTCCCGTTAAGGGTGTTAAgggtgatttttttttgtattggttggagacaacaaacacaataaaagCGCAAAATATGGACAAATTTCATAAACTGTTTAATATCggatttataattttttaagtgattaccaatttttttaaatcactttTGTAAGTTAACAAGttattgaatacaattttctttttaattagaGTTAATATTACATGTGcaattaaactataaaaacaaaagttattcCTAATCAAAACAATgctcaattttaaaaatattaatttaactcttgcaattttcatttcaatttcaattttcatcaTTGTATCATCAATTTTGTTATGCTTTTTTCCAGAGTTCatattttagcaaatttaattttttgttaagaAACGATATCGCAAATTGAGTAACAACATACCGATATACGAATTACATACATCAATGTTTTTTCATGTAAATGTGGTGGAAAATTGAACAATAGCTTTATCGCCTATGAaaagaattgtttttttttttttattcaattaaacatcgattaatataaaatatcgaTCGCTGGTATTAAACTGTTACTTAATAAACGCgctactatatacatataccatTGGAAATTTGTTGGGTCTCTGTGGAAGTGTAACCAGGTGGCAAGTTTCGggatttctttattttggtatatcaaattGGCGTGtaaagatatatttttgattgtcGACACACCCTGTTTTCTCTCTACATCTTATCGTAAAATAGAGATTGATTGAAGAtcactatttatttgttaaaatatactttgaaATGTTTCAACCCGAGGATTATGGTCTAGATGTCGACTTTAGACTTACGACGTTTTCCACACTACGAGGGTGAGGTTGTAAAATCCCCGAAGAGAAGCTTTTGGAATATCTCAGGGGAACAGAAATAGTATCTACTAATACAGGCACAAACAATGACGACTTTATTGGTGagttatagaaatatatttattttattttttttttttgcattttaaatattttacttcgttgctataatatattattttgaaatttgtaggATCTGGAATGGATTGCGCGGTTATTCCTCTTTCACGGCACAAGGAACTATCTTTAGTTCAAACTGTAGATTTCTTTTATCCGCTTGTTGACGATCCTATAATAATGGGGCAAATTGCTGTGGCCAATGTTTTAAGTGACATATATGCTGTGGGAGTTACTGACATTGATAAATTGGAAATGCTTATAAGTGCGCCCTCCAATCTAAGTGAAAAGCAGCGTGACATTGTGGTGCCTTTAATTATGAAAGGATTCCAAAGAGCTTCAGAAAACAGCGGTTGCTATGGAAATATTATAGTCAAGAATATCGTTGTTAATCCTTGGTGCATTGTAGGAGGAATCGCCACTTCAGTTTGCCATAAGCAAGACATTATTTTGTAAGAATGTGTGATTTAACTTATAACTTAAACTCACTACATGTATgatcttaatttaatttacatatgaAGACCATCCAATGGGCAAGCTGGCGATGTTTTGGTTTTAACAAAACCCCTTGGAACGCAATTAGCAACGAGCGCGTTGATTTggcaaaatgagaaaaatgataaatatgaaaagattTTATCAGCGTTAACTGACGGCGATATAAACGACTCTTTTCAAATAGCAATTTCATCAATGAAGTATTTAAACCGAAATGGTGAGAGTTTTGACggcatgtatgtacataagtaaCTTAATATTTACCTACGTAATATGTATCTTTTAGCTGCTCTGTTGATGCATAAATATGAAGCACACGCTGCAACGGATGTGACCGGATTTGGTCTTTTGGGTCACGCCAAGAACCTTGCTCAATTCCAGAGGTCACCGCTCTTGTTTAAAATTCATACATTACCCATTATTAAGAATATACTGAGAATTAGTCAGCTGGTTGGACAAAGTTCCAAATTAATCGCTGGAAAGGCAGTTGAGACTTCTGGCGGACTTCTCATTTGTCTGCGACCGGATGCAGCTGAAGAATTTTGCAAAGAGTTTGATATAATTACAAATGGATCACAAAAGGCATTTCAAATAGGCGAACTTCAAAATGCGGATAAATCGACTGCGATATTGTCTGAAGATGTCAAGTGCATTGAGGTTACACTTTGAAAAAGAGTTTTAACATACTGAAATGAATATTCAacttatgattattatttcgTAAAGGCTTTTAAGCTGGgaaatattatgaaatgtttcatatgtaaatatgtaatttttgaTATTCATTTCAGTGTCACaacttgaaattcaaaataaacctCTGTGATTTACATTGTATGATTAAAAGTTGATAGTTGAATCTATTATGATTGCcctatttaaattttaattattttctaaaacCATTGAATCTTGCAGCCATCTCTAATAAGATGTTATTTAACAGAAGTCTGTTAATGTAAAAGTATGACCATTTTGCAAGAGCTATCGATAGAGCTTCACAATTGCTGTCGAATACAttatcgtatatatatatcgatatcaTTTTACTTGTGCATtttccagttccagtttcaACACGCAAAATTTTGTGCcggaaaaaaaattaaatagagTTTTCATTGTCTAAGACATAAAGAATTTGTAAGTCGCTCACAAAATCATTAAATCGGCAACTGTGTACAAAATTTCAGATAATTAACCACATACTGCTTACACCACAAGAACCATAGATCATGGCGTCGCATCAATATCaccaaattgcaaatttgctgGAAAAAGTATGTATAGATGAGAACTCATCTTAAATGTGAAGTTCGATTAAAATGAGAGTTTATTAATACTATTTGGGTTTTGTAGATGACGTCCACGGACAAAGATTTTCGATTCATGGCCACAAACGATTTAATGACTGAGTTGCAAAAAGACAGTATAATACTGGATGACGAGTCGGAGAAAAAAGTGGTGCGCATGGTTCTCAAATTGCTCGAAGACAAAAACGGTGAAGTGCAGAATTTGGCAGTGAAGTGTTTGGGGCCGTTGGTCAacaaagtaaaagaaaatcaagTGGAGACAATTGTGGACTCGCTCTGCGGCAACATGATGTCGAATGTGGAACAACTGCGCGACATCTCAAGCATTGGCCTCAAGACCGTCATTGCCGAGTTGCCGCAGTCATCGAATTCCCTTGCGCCTAATGTCTGTCAGCGTATAACTGGCAAATTGAGCATTGCCATTGAGAAGGTGCGTCTTAACCTTACTTGAATTGCTGCTTATGAATGAATCAACACAACCCTCTTCCTTGCATTCTTGTAGGAAGACGTTTCGGTCAAGTTAGAGTCCCTGGACATATTGTCCGATTTGCTGTCGCGCTTTGGCGAGTTTTTGGTTCCATTTCACAACACAATATTGAAGGCTCTAATGCCTCAATTGGCTTCACCTCGCCAGGCTGTACGCAAACGAACTATTGTTGCGCTCTCAGTGCTGCTAATTCAGGCAAATAGTAATGCCTATAATGGTGTGGTCGATCACTTGCTGGAAGGACTCGAAAATCCTCAAAATCCTGGAGCCATTCGAACCTATATTCAATGTTTGGCTTCAATTTGGTATGTTACTGTTTCGTTATATCTGGTATCCAAATAATGGTTTGTTCTCATTCAGCCGTCAAGCTGGACATCGTCTCTGTAACCATATCGATCGCTCGATGCTGCTACTCAAGCAATATAGCCAgcgtgatgatgatgagctcCGAGAATTCTGCTTGCAGGCCTGTGAAGCGTTTGTGCTGCGTTGTCCGGATGCTATAAATCCACACATTCCTATGGTAAAgaatttacattaaatatggttttagttaatttattggaatatttctaattaatcGTGATATAATAGAATCGATCAGTGAGTCGCAACTTATTACGTATAATAATCTTAAGATTCGATATAATTCCTGTTACtctcataattttttttatctagATCCTTGAACTATGCCTTAAGTATGTAACATACGATCCCAACTACAACTATGAGGCCGACGACGGTGATACAGGGGTTGCTATGGATACTGAAGAGGATGAATACGTCGACAGCGAGGAATAtagcgatgatgatgatatgaGTTGGAAAGTTCGACGTGCTGCTGCTAAATGTTTGGAAGTTTTGATTGCAACTCGTCAGGAGTTAATTGAAGAATTCTATCGTACGTTGAGTCCAGCTCTAATTGCTCGATTCAAGGAGCGTGAGGAGAATGTCAAATCGGACATATTTCATGCATATGTTGCATTGTTAAGAAACACACGTCCTGCTGATGATATGGCTCATGATCCCGACTCCATGGATCAAATTTCGGGTCCTACTTTATTGCTAATAGAGCAGTTACCTCAAATTATCAAATCAATTCAACCATTGATGCGTGAGAAATCAATGAAAACGCGTCAGGACTGTTTCTTATTGCTTCGTGAGCTCTTGAACTCTCTACCCGGTGCCCTTGGGCCGCATCTGGAGAGCATTGTGCCTGGCATAAGCTATTCGTTAAACGACAAGAGTTCCACAAGCAATATGAAAATCGAGTCGCTGGGCTTCCTCTGCTCATTGCTTCAGGGTCATCAACCACAAGTATTCCATCCACATATCTCACTGCTTGTGCCACTGGTGGTTACATCGGTCTTTGATCCCTTCTATAAGATTGCTACTGAGGCGCTGTTGGTGCTGCAACAACTTGTGAAAGTTGTACGTCCATTGGGAACTAATGCTATTAAATCGGACTTTGATGTGACCCCATTCGTCACTCAGGTGTATTCGTGTACCTTGCAGAAACTAAAAGTAACCGATGTTGATCAAGAGGTTAAGGAGCGTGCCATTGCGTGCATGGGTCAAATTATTGCCAATATGGGTGATTTACTCAAAAGCGAGTTGGCAGTCTGCCTGCCCATCTTTATGGAGCGTTTGAAAAACGAAGTGACGCGCCTTAGCAGTGTTAAGGCTCTCACCATGATTGCCGCATCGCCATTGCGTATTGACTTGTCACCCATTCTCCACGAAGTGTTGCCCACTTTGGGCACTTTTCTGCGAAAGAATCATCGCGCATTAAAACTACACTCGCTGGACCTCATCAACAAGATTGTGATCAACTACTCCTCTAATTTTGAACCCAATGTGCTTCAGACTGCTATTGTGGAAATTCCTGGACTAATTTCGGACTCCGATTTACACGTTGCTCAATACTCATTAACTTTATTAAGTACAACAGCACGTCGCCAGCCGCAGGCATTAGTTGGAATACACGAGAAATTTTTGCCATctgtattattattggttCGCTCGCCATTGTTGCAGGTAAgctaatatatattatatgcatatattaaatatctagctatataaacttaaattttatatgtgATATTATAGGGAAGCGCTTTGCAATGCACTTTGGAGCTGTTCCAAGCTTTGGTTCAGGCCCAATTATCTGGATTGGATTATCACTCACTGGTGTCAAAGCTAATGGAACCCGTTTTAACTGGTAGTGATCCAGCGGGCAAGAATCCCAGCGAGCAGTTACAGCTGCACAAGCAGGCATATCATTCATCGGCAAAGTGTATTGCGGCCTTAACTCAGCAATGCCCGCAGGTCGCAACTCCATTGGCCACTCAACTGATGGCTGAGTTGCAGAAACGCGATAACAAGGATACACAAATAATCTTCTGTTTGCTTACAATTGGCGAAATCGGCAGACACTTTGATTTAAGCAGTATCCAAGTGCTGCCGCAAACAATCATTGAATGCTTTGGTGCCACCTCTGAGGATGTTAAAGCAGCTGCTTCGCATGCTCTTGGGGCCGTATCTGTGGGCAGTTTGCAAACATATTTGCCGCTTATCTTAAAGGAGATTGAGGCACAGCCCAAGCGGCAGTATCTTCTGCTGCACTCATTGAAAGAGGTCATATCATCTCTGTCGGTTACACCTAATGGCCTGTCTCAATTGTTGCCATCGGTGCCTTCGATTTGGACACAACTCTTTAAGCATTGTGAATGTTCAGAGGAAGGATCACGTAACGTTGTTGCCGAATGCCTAGGCAAACTTGTGCTCGTGAATCCGGAAGAATTACTACCGCAATTGCAACAAGCTTTGCGATCGGAGAGCGCTACCATGCGCACTGTGGTTGTGTCTTCGGTCAAATTCACAATATCTGATCAGCCGCAACCAATTGATTTGCTACTCAAGCAAAGCATTGGCGAGTTTTTATTCGCTTTACGCGATCCAGAACCACAAGTGCGTCGCGTAGCTCTAGTTGCATTCAATTCGGCAGTACACAACAAACCGAGTTTGGTGCGCGATCTATTACCAACGCTTTTACCATGGCTATATTCAGAGACAAAAGTTAAAAGTGAACTCATACGCGAAGTGGAAATGGGACCATTTAAGCATACTGTTGACGATGGTCTTGATATACGAAAAGCTGCATTCGAATGCATGTATACGCTACTTGAACAGGGTCTGGAAAGGGTGGACGTAATGCAATTCATGGATCATGTTCAGGCTGGCCTCTGTGATCATTATGACATCAAAATGCTGACGTACCTAATGACAGCGCGACTTGCTGTACTATGTCCCGATAAAGTTTTGCTAAGTATGTAAAAATCTAGCTCATTTATCTGAACATTAAAATGCTAACACATTGGATTTGTTTCTATATAGGATTGGATCAGTTTGTTCAGCAATTGCGCGATACTTGCACACACAAGGTAAAGGCCAATTCGGTTAAGCAGGAGTATGAGAAGCAAGATGAACTGAAGCGTTCCGCTCTACGAGCGGTGTCTGCCCTCTCGCAAATACCCAAAGCAAGTAAGTAATccgaattaataaataataatgtacgATACTAaacagaaataatttaatgttttccTTATAGATAAAAATCAGCAGTTATTAGACTTCTTAAAGTCGATAAAAGAAACTCCAGAACTgtgtaaaatttatgaatatgtGCAAAAGGATTCCATTACCGGCAATTCAGACATTATTGCCATGGACCAAACTTAAATGTGTATTGAACGAGCGCTGATCtttaaatactaattttattgatataaaGTAATAAGAATTtgtgaacacaaaaaaaaaaaagaaaaatgtatctTCTTCTGATACAGCCATTAGTTGTAAACGAAGCAATAAAATCAGTTTTATTACTTCGCTTATCATAAGCACAAGCATTTCAGCTAATGGATATCTACACGCGGAAAAATacattgaaattgtaaaattgacATCGTCTTAAGGCATTTGAGCATATATACCATACTTCGATATCGTTTTGAAGGTATGCATGCGTGTACATTTAAAGAcgttttattgattttgatcGTATTGCGTAGTATGAAATgaatagcatttaaataaagtttttcatGAAAACGGAACGTTGTAAATTTCGATTATCTGAATTTATTTTTCCTATTAATTACGTTTTACAATTTGAAATCCAAGAATCTGTTATATAAAATGCTGCTGCGAGCCTAACTCGACTGTTTTGATCTGCGCTTTTCCTTTTCGGCCTCATCGTCAGACTTGACCAATTTGCCTGTTGGCAGATTGCCATCGGAGGTTGGACCGCTGTCCGAAACTGTCTCTGGGGGGTGCTCAAGCACATGATCAATTATGCCTAGGGTCTTTGCCTCTTCTGGGGTCATAAAGTGGTCTCGTTCCATACGAGAGCACATCTCATCATATGAGTTCTTTGCGTGTTTCACATATATGGTTGTAAGTTGgcgttttattttgatgattTCCTCCGCATGAATAAGTATGTCAGTTGCTTGACCctgtaaaataaatgcagGTCATAGATAAGTGCTTTAACTTACACAATAGCAAAACAATCATACTTGAGCACCTCCTGACGGCTGATGTATCATGATGCGCGCATTTGGCAAAGAGTAACGCATTCCAGGTGCGCCAGCTGCCAGCAAGAGCGATCCCATGGAACATGCTTGACCCACACACCATGTCGCAATAGGCGGCTTTACATACTGCATCGTATCATAGATGGCCAAGCCTGCGGTCACCACGCCACCAGGAGAGTTGATGTACAAATGGATGGGTTTGTTCACGTTCTCCGACTGCAAGAATAGCAGCTGGGCAACCACCGTTGAACTGATGTCATCAGTAATGTTGCCCATCAGGCAGATGATTCGCTCTTTGAGAAGACGTGAGAATATGTCGTAAGCGCGCTCTCCTCGTCCCGTTTGTTCGACAACCATGGGTATCAAATTGATTCCCCTCACTGATGGGGTATGTGAACCGCATTTTGCCTAATACATTCAATAAccaattattaacaatttcaaCGTTTAATTTGTTATCACTTACGGATAAGTTTCGGAATAGTAAGCTGCCGGCGTTCTTCAGCATGATTGTGATACCCAgtgtgtttattgttgttgaactGAACCGCAATTTTACGCAAAACAGCTGTTCTGTGAGGACGAGATGTATTTGTTCCCTAGGCACTAAAAATCATAGCTTCAcctaaataatttttttccaaATACTACTTGCTTGcttaacttaaattatttcataacaaaataatacatacGTATGCGACCAAGCAAAATAACAATTGTTTTCACTACTATCGTTGTGTAATCGAATATAGATTTATCGATGTGTGCAATTCATTTGATTGTCACGCGaatatgacaaaaaataagtattttattgcataGTCACTGGCTATTGGCCTCTGCTCAGATAATGTTATTTGAATTACCttatatctttaatatttttttatctggttttttacaaaaaaaatcataataataataataataaaaaagggaaaatttTGAATGTGCGCGCTGCTCAATTTAAGctgctttaaatttaaacaatcgTTGggtaattaattgtaaatttttaagctattaataaatttaaaaagataaaGAAGATAAATGTAGATAATGTAGAGTGGTGGGATAGCTGtcgaacaaaaataaatatattgttttttataaagCAGATGTTATAGGAAATGTATACATTTATCACATATTTGGACCacttatattatatgtacattttatttgtattaaatattaatatattttctaccaTTAGATTGTAAacttttgtatcttccaaTTGTTTTGGCCACCACTGTAAGCCGGCTGATTGCtattatgtttgtatgtattacACTTATTGCTGCTACTAATAAGAACGATTCGGTCAATATGAATCGTTGTTacacaaatgtatgtatggatatgtatgcatgtatatgCTATGTAGGTATGCGTGCGAATATTTAGTACGTCTATTGCACTAGAATTCACGCAGCCAAGATCAAGGTAATTGCATCGTCCCAACTCCACTCTAGTTTCATTCTGCAATTTTCTTTCAAGCCGTTTGGATGTGATATTGAGCgtgatttaaatattaaagagtGTTCCGCTTTTATTCAACTTGCAGCTTAATATATCCAATAAACGAAAACGTTATtctaatttatgaaaataacgGTCTTGCAATATGAAAATCTACGAATTTTACATATTGTTCGTAAGTGCcttgatttaaatataaacaagttGTGTAATTAGTTTAAGTTGTTAAATTACTCTACAGTACTCttaagtgtttttttgtttttttttttaatagatttgCCCTATACTTTGCTTTGGCCAAGACTATGAAGGTAATTGTAAAGGAATCATAATAAGAAATCGTTTAAATATGGTCTATCCCTTTATTAGTCGCTGATGTGCAGTGTACCTTCTCTTCTGTTGGGTCTGATATTCAAGATCTTATAACAGCAACACTGAAAAGGCCAGTTGGGTTTAAGGGTGTTCCCATGTTTGCTGACGATCGGAACGGTGTAAGGGACTCGAGTCCCCATTGCATTATATCCAGGGATACCAGCGATGTGGATGAACGGACTTATAGTCTGAGGATTAACGATTTTACACGTTGCGGAGTACTGAAGAGGAATGTATGTAAActataaatgttaattatatttaatctGAATACGATGGTGTGATTAAATCAGGGGTTTGTTCATGTGCGTATATGGTTTCCACAATTCCCTGGCGTTGTAATGCAATCGGATCAGGAGCTTATCATTATGTGTAAACCACCAGAGTcaacaataattgaaaataaagctGCAGGATTCGCTGGATCATTGTCAGTATCGTCATTTAGTAGACCTATGCAATATTAATGTAAAGTCTTACAAGAAATATTCTCTTTGTAGTCCCCATGGAGCCAGAGTATCTGGTGTAGTCGAAGAGATGCCAAATAGATTGGAATACGAGGTGGCGTTATATAAGGAGGCACCACCAATAGCACGCGTCAGCGGTACCAATAATCCCGTTAGCTCATCAAACGATCCGCCCTTATCGGTGTCCAGTGAGCAGACCGTGGACCAAGCGGTGCCATTGGGCACTAAGCTGCAGCTGCGAGCTCGCATTAGTCAATCTGTGTGGAAGTATGTAAAGTTAATGGAGGTGACGGTGTCGCCAGATCCAGGTACAACATGATAACTTCAATCTTAAAAATATCTTGACATAATTCTCGAATCGCTTATGTAGAGAATCCACATGCTCATGGTGCAGTTTCGTTGGTGCATCATGGATGCCGCAATCGAGAATTAGCTACCATTATACCACACCAGCCGGCCAAGTATCGGGACAGACCTAACGAAGTGTTCCTCGACTTCGAGGCATTTCTCTTGAGCTCGATGAAAGAGAAAGCGACTCTTTGGATACACTCGCAGATCAAAGCCTGCCTTGACATGGCCGATTGTACACCTGATTTCTGTGTCGATCTATATGAACCCTCTGGCCATggacgtcgacggcgacgacaAGTAGAATCCACAACTCCGATACAACAACGTTACATCAgtatgaacaacaacaacaacacatcagAATTCAAGCGATTCAAAGAGAACATCGAATACACCGTTATAATGCCGGGACAGGTCGATAAAAAGGTGGGACTCTTAATCGATTTGACGCAACATTGCCGTGGCGCCCTCCTCATTAGCtcgttttttatatttctgatcacgttttgcttcacaatggtAAGTGCAAAGCAAGTGTGATTACATCGTCTTACATATCTTGATCatcctcttctctctctttctttcttcttatAGAGCTGTATTCTAGCTTATCGTGTTCAAGCCGATAAAAAAATGAGATCACTTCAGTTCAGTTCTGGGTTCAACACAGGTTACGCCGGTCGAGCTGTGGTTCAATAGACCCCACGACCTACACGCACTACACTCTCTCTTTATGGGATGGcctttttgcatttacaatTGATGTGAACGAACcatgcatttaatattttgtgtaccttaccattatttatatatctgtAGCATCAATTCATTACgagtatatttcattttggattatataaagaataaaattctAGCTTAAAATGTAGAACAAAATTGCGTAAAATCAGACGTTTTAATTTGTTCGTTAGTTTAGGTTTaggttttcttttatatac
This window of the Drosophila albomicans strain 15112-1751.03 chromosome 2L, ASM965048v2, whole genome shotgun sequence genome carries:
- the LOC127565027 gene encoding cullin-associated NEDD8-dissociated protein 1 — protein: MASHQYHQIANLLEKMTSTDKDFRFMATNDLMTELQKDSIILDDESEKKVVRMVLKLLEDKNGEVQNLAVKCLGPLVNKVKENQVETIVDSLCGNMMSNVEQLRDISSIGLKTVIAELPQSSNSLAPNVCQRITGKLSIAIEKEDVSVKLESLDILSDLLSRFGEFLVPFHNTILKALMPQLASPRQAVRKRTIVALSVLLIQANSNAYNGVVDHLLEGLENPQNPGAIRTYIQCLASICRQAGHRLCNHIDRSMLLLKQYSQRDDDELREFCLQACEAFVLRCPDAINPHIPMILELCLKYVTYDPNYNYEADDGDTGVAMDTEEDEYVDSEEYSDDDDMSWKVRRAAAKCLEVLIATRQELIEEFYRTLSPALIARFKEREENVKSDIFHAYVALLRNTRPADDMAHDPDSMDQISGPTLLLIEQLPQIIKSIQPLMREKSMKTRQDCFLLLRELLNSLPGALGPHLESIVPGISYSLNDKSSTSNMKIESLGFLCSLLQGHQPQVFHPHISLLVPLVVTSVFDPFYKIATEALLVLQQLVKVVRPLGTNAIKSDFDVTPFVTQVYSCTLQKLKVTDVDQEVKERAIACMGQIIANMGDLLKSELAVCLPIFMERLKNEVTRLSSVKALTMIAASPLRIDLSPILHEVLPTLGTFLRKNHRALKLHSLDLINKIVINYSSNFEPNVLQTAIVEIPGLISDSDLHVAQYSLTLLSTTARRQPQALVGIHEKFLPSVLLLVRSPLLQGSALQCTLELFQALVQAQLSGLDYHSLVSKLMEPVLTGSDPAGKNPSEQLQLHKQAYHSSAKCIAALTQQCPQVATPLATQLMAELQKRDNKDTQIIFCLLTIGEIGRHFDLSSIQVLPQTIIECFGATSEDVKAAASHALGAVSVGSLQTYLPLILKEIEAQPKRQYLLLHSLKEVISSLSVTPNGLSQLLPSVPSIWTQLFKHCECSEEGSRNVVAECLGKLVLVNPEELLPQLQQALRSESATMRTVVVSSVKFTISDQPQPIDLLLKQSIGEFLFALRDPEPQVRRVALVAFNSAVHNKPSLVRDLLPTLLPWLYSETKVKSELIREVEMGPFKHTVDDGLDIRKAAFECMYTLLEQGLERVDVMQFMDHVQAGLCDHYDIKMLTYLMTARLAVLCPDKVLLRLDQFVQQLRDTCTHKVKANSVKQEYEKQDELKRSALRAVSALSQIPKANKNQQLLDFLKSIKETPELCKIYEYVQKDSITGNSDIIAMDQT
- the LOC127565030 gene encoding uncharacterized protein LOC127565030, translating into MFADDRNGVRDSSPHCIISRDTSDVDERTYSLRINDFTRCGVLKRNGFVHVRIWFPQFPGVVMQSDQELIIMCKPPESTIIENKAAGFAGSFPHGARVSGVVEEMPNRLEYEVALYKEAPPIARVSGTNNPVSSSNDPPLSVSSEQTVDQAVPLGTKLQLRARISQSVWKYVKLMEVTVSPDPENPHAHGAVSLVHHGCRNRELATIIPHQPAKYRDRPNEVFLDFEAFLLSSMKEKATLWIHSQIKACLDMADCTPDFCVDLYEPSGHGRRRRRQVESTTPIQQRYISMNNNNNTSEFKRFKENIEYTVIMPGQVDKKVGLLIDLTQHCRGALLISSFFIFLITFCFTMSCILAYRVQADKKMRSLQFSSGFNTGYAGRAVVQ
- the LOC127565028 gene encoding selenide, water dikinase 2 isoform X2 — protein: MVRVLTASALLMHKYEAHAATDVTGFGLLGHAKNLAQFQRSPLLFKIHTLPIIKNILRISQLVGQSSKLIAGKAVETSGGLLICLRPDAAEEFCKEFDIITNGSQKAFQIGELQNADKSTAILSEDVKCIEVTL
- the LOC127565029 gene encoding ATP-dependent Clp protease proteolytic subunit yields the protein MLKNAGSLLFRNLSAKCGSHTPSVRGINLIPMVVEQTGRGERAYDIFSRLLKERIICLMGNITDDISSTVVAQLLFLQSENVNKPIHLYINSPGGVVTAGLAIYDTMQYVKPPIATWCVGQACSMGSLLLAAGAPGMRYSLPNARIMIHQPSGGAQGQATDILIHAEEIIKIKRQLTTIYVKHAKNSYDEMCSRMERDHFMTPEEAKTLGIIDHVLEHPPETVSDSGPTSDGNLPTGKLVKSDDEAEKEKRRSKQSS
- the LOC127565028 gene encoding selenide, water dikinase 2 isoform X1 yields the protein MFQPEDYGLDVDFRLTTFSTLRGUGCKIPEEKLLEYLRGTEIVSTNTGTNNDDFIGSGMDCAVIPLSRHKELSLVQTVDFFYPLVDDPIIMGQIAVANVLSDIYAVGVTDIDKLEMLISAPSNLSEKQRDIVVPLIMKGFQRASENSGCYGNIIVKNIVVNPWCIVGGIATSVCHKQDIILPSNGQAGDVLVLTKPLGTQLATSALIWQNEKNDKYEKILSALTDGDINDSFQIAISSMKYLNRNAALLMHKYEAHAATDVTGFGLLGHAKNLAQFQRSPLLFKIHTLPIIKNILRISQLVGQSSKLIAGKAVETSGGLLICLRPDAAEEFCKEFDIITNGSQKAFQIGELQNADKSTAILSEDVKCIEVTL